One window of Salegentibacter sp. Hel_I_6 genomic DNA carries:
- a CDS encoding tetratricopeptide repeat protein — protein sequence MTPNKIILFVVLIFFSFNGISQRSANYTHDLAQFNKALELYNNQQFLAAQNLFDEVKEQTEDEKIEGDCAYYIANAAVRLNQPGADRLMERFVSRYPTSTKTNSAYLDVADYYFQTGKYSLARKWYDKVDEKSMSRADRDRYYFNNGYAYFRSKQYDQARTYLERVRNSQEFGSQAKYYIGYMAYEGDDYEEANEYFEEVSTNDRYSEDLSYFQADMNFKLGNFEEAIKLAKAQLQNSNRLEQSQLNKIIGESYFNLEQYEEALPYLKEYEGERGRWNNTDYYQLGYTYYKQGEYENAISEFNKIIDGKNEVAQNAYYHLAQSYLESDQKQQALNAFKNASEMDFNPEIQEDAYMNYAKLSYEIGNSYESPSQVLINYIEKYPESENREAMESLLIDSFLTSGNFEEAMRLLENNRNFSDKQAYQKVAYYYGLQLYEESNYGEAINNFEKALSEPRDQKITAKATFWKAESEYSINRIDDAIIGYREFAGMNAARGTDEFENLDYNLGYAYFKKNEYSRAIEYFKRYSDNSSNEIARRNDALLRLGDTYFVSSQYWPAIEAYEKALLQSGNNDYAAFQKAMSYGFIDRRDTKISELKSFINQYSRSSYRDDAMYELGNTFVSANNTNEALSAYDRLIREVPQSAFVPKAMLRQGLIHYNADNGNRALERLKKIVNDYPNTPEAMQAVSTARMVYVDLGRTDEYASWVQNIDFVEVTDADLDNTTYESAENQYFNNDYDRAISGFENYLQRFPNGIHSINANFYLGQMYFRNGDKQKAADNYRSVANKPKNEFTEDALSRLSEILLENENYREAVSYLERLEKEASAEQNVIFAQSNLMKSYLELNQPEKAANYADKVLANSESDSEARNDARVIVARAAFASGNMSKAKSAYAEVQKSAKGELAAEALYYDAYFKNSDRNFEASNAAVQILAKDFSGYKRWGAKGLVLMADNFYELGDAYQATYILENVIKNFSNYPEIVQEAKQELSRIKTEEAKTNSSVEANN from the coding sequence ATGACACCTAACAAAATTATCCTGTTTGTTGTTTTAATCTTCTTTTCTTTTAACGGAATTTCACAGCGATCGGCTAACTATACGCACGATCTCGCTCAATTTAATAAAGCTCTTGAACTTTATAATAATCAGCAATTTCTGGCTGCCCAGAATTTGTTTGATGAAGTGAAAGAGCAAACCGAAGATGAAAAAATTGAAGGAGACTGTGCTTATTATATCGCCAACGCTGCGGTAAGATTAAACCAGCCCGGTGCCGATAGGCTAATGGAGCGCTTTGTAAGCCGTTATCCTACCAGCACTAAAACAAATTCGGCTTATCTTGATGTAGCCGATTATTATTTCCAAACCGGAAAATATTCCCTTGCCCGCAAATGGTATGATAAAGTTGATGAAAAAAGTATGAGCCGTGCAGATAGGGACCGCTATTATTTTAATAATGGCTATGCTTATTTTAGATCGAAGCAATACGACCAGGCGCGTACCTATTTAGAAAGGGTTCGTAATTCCCAGGAGTTTGGTTCGCAGGCTAAATATTATATAGGTTACATGGCCTATGAAGGTGATGATTATGAAGAGGCCAATGAGTATTTTGAAGAAGTAAGCACTAATGATCGTTACAGTGAAGACCTTTCCTATTTTCAAGCCGATATGAATTTTAAGCTTGGTAATTTTGAAGAGGCTATTAAACTGGCCAAAGCCCAATTACAAAATTCTAACCGCTTAGAGCAATCTCAGCTTAATAAGATAATTGGGGAAAGCTATTTTAACTTAGAGCAGTATGAAGAAGCTTTGCCATATTTAAAAGAGTATGAGGGGGAACGCGGCCGATGGAATAACACCGATTATTACCAGTTGGGTTATACCTATTACAAACAGGGAGAATATGAAAATGCGATCTCTGAATTTAATAAAATTATAGATGGGAAAAATGAAGTTGCGCAAAACGCTTATTATCATTTAGCGCAATCTTATTTAGAATCTGATCAAAAACAACAAGCCTTAAACGCATTTAAGAATGCCAGTGAAATGGATTTCAATCCAGAAATTCAGGAAGATGCGTATATGAATTATGCTAAACTGAGTTACGAGATTGGAAACAGCTACGAGAGCCCTTCCCAGGTTTTAATAAATTATATCGAAAAATATCCTGAATCTGAAAACCGTGAAGCAATGGAAAGTTTGCTCATAGACTCTTTCCTTACTTCTGGTAATTTTGAGGAAGCAATGCGTTTGTTGGAAAATAATAGAAATTTCAGCGATAAGCAGGCTTATCAAAAAGTAGCTTATTATTACGGGCTTCAGCTTTATGAAGAGAGTAATTATGGGGAAGCGATCAATAATTTTGAAAAGGCACTTTCTGAACCTCGCGATCAAAAAATAACCGCTAAAGCCACTTTTTGGAAAGCCGAAAGTGAATATAGTATTAACCGAATTGACGATGCAATAATAGGTTACCGCGAGTTTGCAGGGATGAATGCAGCCAGGGGAACAGACGAATTTGAAAACCTGGATTATAATCTTGGTTATGCCTATTTTAAAAAGAATGAATATTCAAGAGCCATAGAATATTTTAAAAGATATTCAGATAATAGTTCTAATGAAATTGCCCGAAGAAATGATGCCTTACTGCGTTTGGGAGATACTTACTTTGTTAGCAGTCAATACTGGCCGGCAATAGAAGCTTATGAGAAAGCACTTTTGCAAAGCGGAAATAACGATTATGCCGCATTCCAAAAAGCGATGAGCTACGGCTTTATTGATAGAAGAGATACCAAAATTTCTGAACTCAAAAGTTTTATAAATCAATATTCACGCTCCTCTTATAGAGACGATGCTATGTATGAATTAGGAAACACATTTGTTTCAGCAAATAATACAAATGAAGCTTTATCAGCTTACGACCGATTGATTAGAGAAGTGCCTCAAAGTGCATTTGTGCCAAAAGCAATGTTACGCCAGGGCTTAATTCATTACAACGCCGATAATGGAAATCGGGCGTTAGAGAGATTGAAGAAAATTGTAAACGACTATCCTAATACCCCCGAAGCTATGCAGGCGGTTTCTACCGCAAGAATGGTATATGTAGACCTTGGGCGTACCGATGAGTATGCAAGCTGGGTTCAAAATATAGATTTTGTAGAAGTTACCGATGCCGATTTGGATAACACTACCTACGAATCTGCTGAAAATCAGTATTTCAATAATGATTATGACCGTGCAATTAGCGGTTTTGAAAATTATTTACAGCGTTTCCCTAATGGAATTCATTCTATAAATGCGAATTTCTATTTAGGACAAATGTATTTTAGAAATGGAGATAAACAGAAAGCGGCTGATAATTACCGTTCTGTAGCCAATAAACCTAAAAACGAGTTTACCGAAGATGCTCTTTCAAGATTATCGGAGATCCTTTTAGAAAATGAAAATTACCGTGAAGCAGTAAGTTATTTGGAGAGATTAGAAAAAGAAGCCAGTGCTGAACAAAATGTGATTTTTGCACAATCTAATCTTATGAAATCCTACCTGGAGTTAAACCAGCCGGAAAAAGCTGCTAATTACGCCGATAAGGTATTGGCTAATTCAGAGTCAGATTCTGAAGCAAGGAATGATGCTCGAGTTATTGTAGCGAGAGCAGCGTTTGCTTCCGGAAATATGAGTAAAGCAAAAAGCGCTTATGCTGAAGTGCAAAAATCGGCAAAAGGAGAATTAGCTGCGGAGGCTTTATATTATGATGCTTACTTTAAAAATTCTGACAGGAATTTTGAAGCTTCTAATGCTGCGGTGCAAATTTTAGCAAAAGATTTTTCAGGCTACAAGCGCTGGGGCGCAAAAGGTTTGGTGCTTATGGCAGATAACTTTTACGAGTTAGGTGATGCCTACCAGGCAACATACATTCTGGAAAATGTAATCAAAAATTTCTCCAATTATCCAGAAATTGTACAGGAAGCTAAACAAGAACTTTCCAGAATAAAGACCGAGGAAGCAAAAACCAATTCTTCAGTAGAAGCAAACAACTAA
- a CDS encoding thioredoxin family protein, producing the protein MARTASNMIALGTQAPDFNLVDVITNNRYSLENIKGKKGTLIMFISNHCPFVKHVNEEIVRLAGDYRVLGFGFAAIMSNDVENYPADHPDNMNEVARKHQYSFPYLYDESQEVARAYKASCTPDFYLFDDELKLIYRGQLDDSRPGNGIPVNGRHLRDAMDAVLSNKKVPELQKPSLGCNIKWKYAPES; encoded by the coding sequence ATGGCCAGAACTGCCTCAAATATGATTGCTTTGGGTACCCAGGCTCCAGATTTTAATCTGGTAGATGTAATTACCAACAACAGGTATTCTCTTGAAAATATTAAGGGAAAAAAGGGCACTTTAATTATGTTTATAAGCAACCACTGCCCTTTTGTAAAACATGTGAACGAGGAAATAGTAAGACTGGCCGGGGATTACCGTGTTCTGGGTTTTGGCTTTGCGGCAATTATGAGTAATGATGTAGAAAATTATCCTGCAGATCATCCAGATAATATGAATGAGGTAGCCAGGAAACACCAATATTCATTCCCTTACCTCTACGATGAATCCCAGGAAGTGGCACGAGCTTATAAAGCTTCCTGTACGCCAGATTTCTATCTTTTTGATGATGAATTGAAACTAATTTACCGTGGACAGTTGGACGATTCCCGCCCGGGAAATGGAATTCCGGTAAACGGTAGACATTTGCGGGATGCTATGGATGCCGTACTTTCCAATAAAAAAGTTCCTGAACTTCAAAAACCAAGTTTAGGCTGCAATATTAAATGGAAATATGCACCGGAATCTTAA
- a CDS encoding amidohydrolase, which yields MKRILLACLFISGLISCNSEEKEGADLLVYNAEIYTVDENFSTAEAFVIKDGKFLEIGTAETLQEKYKVAEKLNAGGKSVFPGFIDGHAHFYRLGLQQQRVDLTGTKSFDEVVQRIVDFQEERDVEFITGRGWDQNDWENKEFPTKDTLDQLFPDTPIAITRIDGHALLVNQAALDKAGITTETPFDGGDIEQKDGKLTGILIDNPMGLIADAQPEASLEEQVNALLDAQKISFEYGLTTVVDAGIDKETIELMDSLHKDGSLKVKLYAMISNTEKNLDFYLDKDPIKTDRLNVRSVKFYGDGALGSRGAALKEEYSDRAGHFGALLSPVEDFKKTAERVAASKFQLNTHAIGDSANYVVLETYNELLKDDEDRRWRVEHAQIIDEEDFKYFSKNIIPSVQPTHATSDMYWAEDRLGEERMQGAYAFKKLLDQAGIVALGTDFPVEEVSPFLTFYSAVARQDTDNYPENGFMMEQALSREETLKGMTIWAAFANFEEEEKGSIEAGKFADFIILDQDIMKIDASEIPGIKVLETYVNGEKVY from the coding sequence ATGAAAAGAATTTTACTCGCCTGCCTTTTTATCAGCGGCCTTATTTCCTGTAATTCTGAAGAAAAAGAGGGAGCCGATCTCTTGGTTTATAATGCTGAAATTTACACGGTAGACGAAAATTTTAGTACCGCTGAAGCATTTGTAATAAAGGATGGAAAGTTTCTGGAAATAGGTACTGCTGAAACACTTCAGGAAAAATATAAAGTAGCCGAAAAACTGAATGCCGGCGGGAAAAGCGTTTTTCCCGGTTTTATAGATGGTCACGCCCATTTTTACCGGTTGGGTCTTCAACAGCAGCGAGTAGATCTCACGGGAACTAAAAGCTTTGATGAAGTAGTGCAGCGCATTGTAGATTTTCAGGAAGAACGCGATGTAGAATTTATAACCGGTAGAGGCTGGGATCAGAACGATTGGGAAAATAAAGAATTTCCTACTAAAGATACCTTAGATCAATTGTTTCCCGATACCCCAATTGCTATAACTCGAATAGACGGGCACGCCCTTTTGGTCAATCAGGCAGCTCTAGATAAAGCAGGAATTACCACAGAAACTCCCTTTGATGGCGGTGATATTGAACAAAAGGACGGTAAACTTACCGGAATCCTTATAGATAATCCAATGGGTCTTATTGCTGATGCTCAACCTGAAGCGTCTCTAGAAGAGCAGGTGAACGCGTTACTCGACGCTCAAAAAATTTCTTTTGAATACGGATTAACCACTGTGGTTGATGCGGGAATAGATAAAGAAACCATAGAACTTATGGATAGCCTTCATAAAGACGGCAGTCTTAAAGTGAAGCTTTATGCAATGATTAGCAATACTGAGAAAAATCTTGACTTTTATTTGGACAAAGACCCAATTAAAACCGATAGGTTGAATGTGAGGTCGGTGAAGTTTTATGGCGATGGCGCACTAGGTTCAAGAGGTGCGGCCTTAAAAGAAGAATACAGCGACCGTGCCGGGCATTTTGGAGCACTGCTTTCTCCTGTTGAAGATTTCAAAAAAACTGCAGAACGCGTGGCGGCTTCTAAATTTCAGTTGAACACACACGCCATTGGGGATTCTGCTAATTATGTGGTTTTAGAGACTTATAATGAACTTTTAAAGGATGATGAAGATCGTAGATGGCGAGTAGAACATGCACAGATAATAGATGAGGAAGATTTTAAATATTTCAGTAAGAATATTATTCCTTCGGTTCAGCCTACTCACGCTACCAGTGATATGTATTGGGCAGAAGATCGTTTGGGCGAAGAGCGTATGCAAGGCGCCTATGCATTTAAGAAATTACTGGACCAGGCGGGAATAGTTGCCCTGGGAACCGATTTTCCAGTGGAAGAGGTGAGCCCTTTTCTAACTTTTTATTCTGCTGTAGCTAGACAGGATACTGATAATTATCCTGAAAATGGTTTTATGATGGAGCAGGCGCTTTCTAGAGAGGAAACCTTAAAGGGAATGACCATTTGGGCGGCTTTTGCTAATTTTGAAGAAGAGGAAAAAGGAAGTATTGAAGCAGGTAAGTTTGCCGATTTCATCATCCTGGATCAGGATATTATGAAAATTGATGCTTCAGAAATTCCTGGAATAAAAGTTTTAGAAACCTATGTAAATGGTGAAAAGGTATATTAA
- a CDS encoding tRNA-binding protein, whose translation MEISWKDFEKVEMRIGTITEVSDFPEARNPAYKMIIDFGEDIGERKTSAQITKRYKKEDLLNRQIVAVVNFPKKQIANFMSECLVLGAVGSENDIVLLNPDFRVENGLQVG comes from the coding sequence ATGGAAATTTCCTGGAAAGACTTTGAAAAAGTAGAAATGCGAATAGGAACTATTACTGAAGTTTCAGATTTTCCTGAAGCAAGAAATCCAGCCTATAAAATGATTATTGATTTTGGGGAAGACATTGGAGAAAGAAAAACTTCGGCACAAATCACTAAACGATATAAAAAGGAAGATTTGCTAAATCGGCAAATCGTCGCGGTGGTTAATTTTCCAAAGAAGCAAATCGCTAATTTTATGAGCGAATGTTTAGTTTTAGGGGCAGTAGGGAGTGAGAATGATATCGTGCTACTAAACCCCGATTTTAGAGTAGAAAACGGATTGCAAGTAGGGTAA
- a CDS encoding TonB-dependent receptor, which produces MFSIKRCLFLSSFLISGVLFAQDPIGSETVTVIKPYTPTVEDANKIKQTPVESDSVRTEKKPVQYRIFSVPVASTFTPSKGRATTVERERPIKVYDNYASLGFGNYGNLLAEFYSNLEVNRSDNFGIYLDHNSSQGGIDGIALDDKFYDTELNLSYNSKTRNLGWKTEVGAQHQLFNWYGLPEQANFSDQQIAAIDPSQNYFSAYAGGEIELYDSFFDNARAKFRHTGDSYSTSENHFDARGTFEVNIADELITTNIYTDIVQGQMGEEFLGFGNYEYAFMNFGINPSLLILRDDLTINLGAAFFYSQDVENSDGNFYIYPKVTASYRLGGDYFTPYAGLEGGLQQNTYYRFIQENPFVSPSIEIRPTDNEYNAYVGAKGKLSNSISYNFKTGYESQFNKAMFKRNPQANSLTSENYAYGNSFEVVYDDVKTLSVAGEVNVDVNRNFRLGVNAEYFNYSTTDEVEAWNLPDLKASLNADYQINEKWYTGANLFYVGERFDQERIVNATQPTLGTITIDSYFDVNAHLGYRFNERLSIFAKGSNLLNNDYQRWTNFRVQGLQLLAGATYKFDF; this is translated from the coding sequence ATGTTTTCAATAAAAAGATGCCTGTTTTTAAGTTCATTTTTAATAAGTGGGGTTCTTTTTGCTCAGGATCCTATAGGCAGTGAAACGGTAACCGTGATAAAACCCTACACGCCAACTGTTGAAGATGCTAATAAAATAAAGCAAACCCCGGTAGAATCAGATTCTGTTAGAACCGAAAAAAAGCCGGTACAGTATCGTATATTTTCTGTACCCGTAGCTTCTACTTTTACACCTTCAAAAGGGCGTGCGACTACTGTAGAAAGAGAAAGGCCGATAAAGGTTTATGATAATTATGCGAGTCTTGGCTTTGGAAATTATGGCAACCTTCTCGCCGAGTTTTATAGCAATCTGGAAGTGAACCGAAGTGATAATTTCGGGATCTATTTAGATCATAATTCTTCACAAGGAGGAATTGATGGTATTGCCTTAGACGATAAATTTTATGATACCGAGCTCAATTTAAGTTACAATTCAAAAACCCGCAACCTTGGATGGAAAACCGAAGTTGGTGCGCAACACCAGCTTTTTAATTGGTATGGTTTGCCAGAGCAAGCTAATTTTAGCGACCAGCAAATAGCTGCTATAGATCCTTCCCAGAACTACTTTTCAGCTTATGCCGGAGGAGAAATAGAGCTGTATGATTCGTTTTTTGATAATGCAAGAGCGAAATTTAGACATACGGGCGATTCTTATTCAACTTCAGAAAATCATTTTGACGCCCGCGGAACTTTTGAGGTAAATATTGCCGATGAGCTTATTACCACCAATATTTATACTGATATCGTTCAGGGACAAATGGGAGAAGAATTTCTAGGATTTGGAAACTATGAGTATGCGTTTATGAACTTCGGGATTAATCCAAGTTTATTAATTTTAAGAGACGACCTAACCATTAATCTTGGTGCGGCATTTTTCTATAGCCAGGATGTGGAAAACAGTGATGGTAACTTTTATATCTATCCAAAAGTAACAGCAAGCTACAGGCTTGGCGGTGATTATTTCACACCTTATGCCGGTCTTGAAGGAGGTTTGCAACAAAATACTTACTATAGGTTTATTCAGGAGAATCCCTTTGTGTCTCCAAGTATAGAGATTAGACCCACAGATAATGAATACAATGCCTATGTTGGTGCTAAGGGTAAATTAAGCAATAGTATTTCCTATAACTTCAAAACAGGTTACGAGTCGCAATTCAATAAAGCGATGTTTAAGCGAAATCCACAGGCTAATAGTTTGACTAGTGAAAATTATGCCTACGGAAATTCCTTTGAAGTAGTTTATGATGATGTAAAAACACTTTCAGTTGCAGGAGAAGTAAACGTAGATGTAAACAGAAATTTTCGTCTTGGAGTAAATGCTGAATATTTTAATTACAGCACAACCGATGAGGTAGAGGCCTGGAACCTTCCAGATTTAAAAGCATCATTAAATGCTGATTATCAAATTAATGAAAAATGGTACACCGGTGCTAACTTATTTTATGTTGGAGAACGTTTTGACCAGGAGAGAATAGTTAATGCTACGCAACCCACTTTGGGAACAATTACAATTGATAGTTATTTTGATGTAAATGCTCATTTAGGCTACCGATTTAATGAAAGGCTTTCAATATTTGCAAAAGGAAGTAATTTACTTAATAACGATTATCAACGATGGACCAATTTTAGGGTACAGGGATTACAACTTCTTGCGGGAGCAACATATAAATTCGATTTTTAA
- a CDS encoding peroxiredoxin, with the protein MSELKLGDKAPNFDAETSEGKINFYDYLGDSWGILFSHPADYTPVCTTELGTVAKYKDKFEARNTKVMALSVDGVESHKGWIDDINETQNTTVNFPIIADEDKKVSNLYGMIHPKADNTLTVRSVYVIGPDKSIKLMITYPASTGRNFDELLRVIDSLQLTAYQKVATPANWKQGDDVVISPSVSNEDAKKMFPKGFKEVKPYLRMTPQPDSK; encoded by the coding sequence ATGAGCGAATTAAAATTAGGAGATAAAGCACCAAATTTTGATGCTGAAACTTCAGAAGGAAAAATTAATTTTTATGATTATTTAGGAGATAGCTGGGGAATTTTATTTTCGCATCCTGCCGATTATACGCCGGTTTGTACCACCGAACTTGGTACCGTGGCTAAGTATAAAGATAAATTTGAAGCTCGCAACACTAAAGTGATGGCTTTAAGTGTAGATGGAGTAGAATCGCATAAAGGCTGGATTGACGATATAAACGAAACTCAAAATACCACGGTTAATTTTCCAATTATCGCAGATGAAGATAAGAAAGTTTCCAACCTCTACGGAATGATACACCCCAAAGCTGATAATACACTTACTGTACGTTCAGTTTATGTAATTGGGCCAGATAAAAGCATTAAATTAATGATTACCTACCCGGCGAGTACAGGTAGAAATTTTGATGAATTATTAAGGGTTATAGACTCGTTACAACTTACCGCTTACCAAAAAGTAGCCACACCGGCTAATTGGAAACAAGGTGATGATGTGGTGATTAGTCCATCGGTTTCTAATGAAGATGCAAAGAAGATGTTCCCAAAAGGTTTTAAAGAGGTAAAACCATATCTTAGAATGACGCCACAGCCGGATTCTAAGTAA
- a CDS encoding peptidylprolyl isomerase, whose translation MNDGLYAKFYTTKGQILVELEFEKVPGTVGNFVGLAEGKLENDAFPQGKPYYNDLKFHRVIPNFMVQGGDPQGTGVGGPGYKFEDEIHPELKHDAPGKLSMANAGPGTNGSQFFITHTETPWLDGKHTVFGSVIEGQDVVDSIKQGDKIEKLEILRAGEKAESFNAVESFRQFDGAKAKREEAAKKREDELLGKLSEGFKTTESGLRYKIEKKGEGAKPEKGQTVSVHYKGMLTDGSVFDSSYKRNQPLEFPVGVGHVISGWDEGILLLNVGDQARFVIPSHLAYGEQGAGGVIPPNAALVFDVELVAVK comes from the coding sequence ATGAACGACGGATTATATGCTAAATTTTATACCACTAAAGGTCAGATCTTAGTGGAACTGGAATTTGAAAAAGTACCCGGCACAGTAGGAAACTTTGTAGGTCTTGCTGAAGGGAAATTAGAGAACGATGCTTTCCCACAAGGAAAACCTTATTATAACGATCTTAAATTTCATCGGGTGATTCCTAACTTTATGGTTCAGGGGGGAGATCCCCAGGGAACAGGAGTTGGTGGCCCTGGATACAAATTTGAGGACGAAATTCACCCAGAATTAAAACATGATGCTCCTGGAAAACTTTCTATGGCCAATGCCGGTCCCGGAACTAATGGGAGTCAGTTTTTTATTACGCATACCGAAACTCCCTGGTTAGACGGTAAACATACTGTTTTTGGTAGTGTAATTGAAGGTCAGGATGTAGTTGATAGTATTAAGCAAGGAGATAAGATAGAAAAACTGGAGATTCTTAGAGCTGGTGAAAAAGCTGAAAGTTTTAATGCGGTAGAGTCTTTTAGACAATTTGATGGCGCCAAAGCTAAAAGAGAAGAAGCTGCTAAAAAAAGGGAAGACGAATTGCTTGGAAAACTATCAGAAGGATTTAAAACCACAGAAAGCGGACTTCGATATAAAATCGAGAAAAAAGGAGAAGGTGCGAAACCTGAAAAGGGACAAACCGTATCTGTACACTACAAAGGGATGTTAACCGATGGTAGCGTTTTTGATTCATCTTATAAAAGAAATCAACCGCTGGAATTTCCGGTGGGAGTAGGTCACGTAATAAGTGGCTGGGATGAAGGTATTTTATTGTTGAATGTTGGAGACCAGGCTCGTTTCGTAATTCCTTCGCATTTGGCTTATGGAGAACAAGGTGCGGGTGGAGTAATTCCTCCAAATGCAGCGCTGGTTTTTGATGTAGAATTGGTAGCGGTAAAATAA